AAAATCTAGAAGAATTAGTGTGaattaaacaaggaaaatgttattcaaattttttatgaagttcttccgtcgagatgtttttcattgcaactgattgacaaattgccctacatcgacgtaaataagcactgaattgatcagtgttttagtagtagccatgataaaaaatcatgggcgtacatactcgagcaggattcgaacccacgaatcaggaggtcgtgggttcgaatcctgctcgagtatgtacgcccatgattttttatcatggctactactaaaaaacactgatcaattcagtgcttatttacatcgatgtagggcaatttgtcaatcagttgcaaggaaAATGTTTGATCCCAAACCAAAACACGAGTAAAACTGCTCAGCGTGTCAAGACCAACAAACTACTGTTGAATAATCACTCTCTACATTTGTCTTCCTTATCCCTGTCTGTTTACAGTCAAAGAGACTACCCCCAATGATGAGCACACATGTATGTCTTTATATGCTGCATATCATTACTGAGCTGCAATTGGCTTAGTGGATAAGAATGCTATCACTGGCAGGTCCTATCTGTGACATGATTATTGTCAAATCTAAAACATTCAACAACATGCATTGAGAACAacagattcttctttttttaagataCTCTTTCATACAGTCTTAGCACTTTCCTGTcacatttccttgtttcttGTTTATCAATACTGTATTGCATCATCTTGTGTACATATCCCTATCATAGCAGAACATGTAGCAGAACAtgttcatacagtgtatatttggGGCTGTATTCTAACTGTACAGATGTGAGGGGgtcaagaaataatgaaataaattagCTGGACTGGACAACCTCGTAATAACAGGATCCCCCAGTAATGTAAGGACACCTCACTGGCCATAAGTGAGAAACCAAGTAACAATGACTGCTTGAGGTTAGTATCTCTATCATCGTTGCTATCCTCCAAGCTAAGCTATATTTTAGTTGAAAATTTGACAAGACGAGTCTAGTGGCAAGTATGAGAGCAGCAAAACAGAATGCACGCTAAAGATTCCACTTTACAATCCTTggagtattttgtttttgtttgtatgaccTACATGCACTCTTAGCAGGACAACGAAAAAGTACTTGCAGACAAGGCAGTCCCTCTTCTTGctatagaaacaaaaaaaaaacaaaaacaaaaaaaactagaaatgtcgctttggcgactggtatgcctccgccataatgcatgattttcccaataggtctagatagtacatgtggacactgtgtgattacattttcataaaattggcaaaatattggaatgacaagtttgtcacaaatgtgttgaatgttcaccttccttgacgtaggtttaattggatgaataggagagcatgtatctagggatttaaggactttaacttgactttgacccattcatacatttaggcattgagtaattttcaaggtacaggtgtggagaaaaagtgcaatttctgaattgaatagtaaattgttaccattttcatctggcccttgaccctaaaattcataagataattactttcaggtagaacatgcataatatgtactaagtttcaaggtaacttgagccacttccgagatatggaggaaaaagttagttcagcactttcacttgatctttgaccttttaggcaaaaagagaaagaaaaactttccagagaatttctattaggttacacacgcatacaccaagtgtaaaaaaataaccctgctggcattgcataaatatgagggtaatagtaaaattttgaagtcttgcacttgacctttgaccccctgacctttgaccctatgaaccctacattctctagataatcacttccagtcagtacatgtatatactatgttccatgaagataccttgaacaattttccaaggtactgagaaaaaaaagaagttttaatatttttacttgaccttttgacctttgacctttgacctcatgacccaaactttcaccagataatcttaattgggtaatacatgtatacactaagtttcaagaaaatctcttcaggcattcaatagatatggtggaaatagtgaaattttatgtatttgaccctgaccttttgacctttgaactttgacctcatgacccaaactttcaccagagaatcttaattgggtaatacatgtatacactaagtttcaagaaaatctcttcaggcattcaatagatatggtggaaatagtgacattttatgtatttgaccctgaccttttgacctttgacctttgacctcatgacccaaactttcaccagagaatcttaattgggtaaaacatgtatacactaagtttcaagaaaatatcttcaggcattcaatagatatggtggaaatagtgaaattttatgtatttgaccttgaccttttgacctttgaccttgagcatgtgcacccaaaagttgataggcacaacttcaccccctaatacacatacatgccaagtttcattaggatacctcaacaggtttcgatagttaccttgtccacaaaattcattacggacggacggaaggacggacggacggacggacggacggacggacaacccgaaaacataatgcctccggcaccacttcgtggcggaggcataaaaacaatgcTGAAATGTTGTGGAACAAAATTACACAACTCTAGAATTCCAATACTGGCATCATCTTTCTTCAATAAGTTTGGAAGCTACACATAAAGATTTCATGGCAGCTAACCTCagcctttcttcttctttctcatcGTCATCCTCATTGGTTACAACACTGCCATCTTTGCCACTAGCATGAATTGTCTCCACAGGTGCAACCTCTGGCAGATTGGATACATGGTCATCATCAGCCACAGTCATTTGATTCTTCTGACGTTGTTTTATTCTCTCCCTAAGTTCAAGCTCTTTTTGAATCATTTCAGCAGCATCAACtgacattttctctctttcctcatCTGACTGCAAACTCTCATTCTCTGAGTATATAAATTCTTGCCTCCTCCTTTTCCGTTCCCAAGGATCATGTCGTCTTTTTGAGCGTGAGCTTttcttactctttcttttctctttctccttcttagATGGTCTCAAAGTTTTGGGATCCTTGGTTTCATCATGATTGCTTTCACTTCTCTTCAGACACTTTTGCTGGTTTTTCACATTGTTGCTGGGACTCTCAACATGAAATGCCAGTTCTTTGTTAGTTGAAAATTCTGGGGAACACACAGTAAGTTTATCCTGTGATGTCTCTTTCACTTGAAGACCATCTCCAGAAGATATCtcatccttctcctcctcctcatcatcatggtaactgttgccatggtgaggatatttcttcttcttatacATCACATCCCATTTTCCCTCACACCTCCCTAACTTTCCGTTTATCgccttttcatttgtttctggGCTACTACTTCCTGATCTCACTTCATGCCgatattgtgtttgtttgtactcTCTGGTACTACGTCCTCTACTATTTTGGCTTCTATCTGGCTCTTGCTCCACGCTCCTGCTTCGAGACCTATCCCTCTTTGTCTCCCTCACCCTGTCTTTCTCCTCAGTGTACTCCTTGCTTTGAGGTCTCCTTTCCCTACTCCTGCCGTGATTGTCTTTGTACTCTTTGCCATGACTCTGTTGATGCCTCGATTCTCTATCTCTGCTCCTACTCCTGCTCCTCTTGTGATGCTGGACTCTCCTGCTACCACTTCTCCCTTTCCTTTCCCTACTCTTACTTCTACTTCTGCTTCTACTTTTGCTTCTACTTCTACTCCTGCTCCTGCTTCTGTTGCCTCTCCTCTCGACACTTCTGCTCCTCCTAGAATGTCTTCTCACACTTCTATCTCGACTCCTGCTCCTCGACCGCCTCCCTTTTGACCTACTCCTTGACCGTCTGTCCCTTGATCTACTTCTTGACTGTCTTCCTCTCGACCTACTCCTTGAGCGGCTCCTCCTACGACTTCTTCTCCACCTGTCATATCGACTTCGGCTCCTGCTTCGTGATCGTCTCCTGCGGGTGTAGCTATTGAGTTCTCTCCATTTATCATTACCATGGCGATGGGGCGTCCTGGGTGGGTAGTCCTGATCCGCTTCTGAGAACTCCCTGCTGGGATTCTGGAAGACATGGAGGAAGTTGCAGTGTTTCCCCTTTGGACAACGATTGCGGTGGAACAGACCTGGAATTGAAGCAACAGTGACATCAAAATGAATTGACGTGATTCATTCCAAAAGGAAAGTATGACTGCCGCCTTGAAATCTCCcattaaaggtacagtttacctttgggagcagtgatttaaaaaaatgtttgagatatcacatttgacgcatatgtgtaggtcagttgtatcacaaaacatcctaccatgtgaaaattttgcaatcaagctcaaaatataaggagatatcactatttttctcaacaaaccataactgtagacggtttagtcgagaaacatttttatcataactactgttcacattttgtataatacCTAACATTACTTATACTcactcaaatttttacattggttgtttttatccctaactcattattttaaaactattttgaagcagtaaagctgggtttttgtttcatctgcaaatggtaaagaATGCCTTTAAACTGAGCTGTATGTTGTAGAAGTGTATGCCTAACACATTTATAAGGTCACATATGTAAAGTATGGTTTGGGTTAGGGATGTCAACAAACCTACTTGCAATTTACAGATGTATTGATATATGCAAAC
The Diadema setosum chromosome 21, eeDiaSeto1, whole genome shotgun sequence DNA segment above includes these coding regions:
- the LOC140244264 gene encoding uncharacterized protein isoform X1 produces the protein MAACAVHIPRKLFRAQVRKEKRKKRRQAAAQMRDAEKGDKNADETEEEQGVSGVEGDGSIQTEQARLEAHAAWLERENHAQMEFAEKRQTEEAKKEKELAERKRIQDEWEERQRREREQEEKEKEKKDLELENVLKQLDVELGNEKQGSPQEWRNPDAPPSQPNPAHGQANKPEKRNEVCSFFAKTGACRFRDRCSRTHPPTESSPTLVFFGMYTNFGLGSDFRDEYDADVGLECDEESAYVNFREFYDDVLPEFRECGNVVQLKVCRNWEPHLKGNVYVQFSKEEEAARAMEVFSGRFYGGQQLAPQYCAVTKWKPAICGLFHRNRCPKGKHCNFLHVFQNPSREFSEADQDYPPRTPHRHGNDKWRELNSYTRRRRSRSRSRSRYDRWRRSRRRSRSRSRSRGRQSRSRSRDRRSRSRSKGRRSRSRSRDRSVRRHSRRSRSVERRGNRSRSRSRSRSKSRSRSRSKSRERKGRSGSRRVQHHKRSRSRSRDRESRHQQSHGKEYKDNHGRSRERRPQSKEYTEEKDRVRETKRDRSRSRSVEQEPDRSQNSRGRSTREYKQTQYRHEVRSGSSSPETNEKAINGKLGRCEGKWDVMYKKKKYPHHGNSYHDDEEEEKDEISSGDGLQVKETSQDKLTVCSPEFSTNKELAFHVESPSNNVKNQQKCLKRSESNHDETKDPKTLRPSKKEKEKRKSKKSSRSKRRHDPWERKRRRQEFIYSENESLQSDEEREKMSVDAAEMIQKELELRERIKQRQKNQMTVADDDHVSNLPEVAPVETIHASGKDGSVVTNEDDDEKEEERLRLAAMKSLCVASKLIEER
- the LOC140244264 gene encoding uncharacterized protein isoform X2, whose translation is MAACAVHIPRKLFRAQVRKEKRKKRRQAAAQMRDAEKGDKNADETEEEQGVSGVEGDGSIQTEQARLEAHAAWLERENHAQMEFAEKRQTEEAKKEKELAERKRIQDEWEERQRREREQEEKEKEKKDLELENVLKQLDVELGNEKGSPQEWRNPDAPPSQPNPAHGQANKPEKRNEVCSFFAKTGACRFRDRCSRTHPPTESSPTLVFFGMYTNFGLGSDFRDEYDADVGLECDEESAYVNFREFYDDVLPEFRECGNVVQLKVCRNWEPHLKGNVYVQFSKEEEAARAMEVFSGRFYGGQQLAPQYCAVTKWKPAICGLFHRNRCPKGKHCNFLHVFQNPSREFSEADQDYPPRTPHRHGNDKWRELNSYTRRRRSRSRSRSRYDRWRRSRRRSRSRSRSRGRQSRSRSRDRRSRSRSKGRRSRSRSRDRSVRRHSRRSRSVERRGNRSRSRSRSRSKSRSRSRSKSRERKGRSGSRRVQHHKRSRSRSRDRESRHQQSHGKEYKDNHGRSRERRPQSKEYTEEKDRVRETKRDRSRSRSVEQEPDRSQNSRGRSTREYKQTQYRHEVRSGSSSPETNEKAINGKLGRCEGKWDVMYKKKKYPHHGNSYHDDEEEEKDEISSGDGLQVKETSQDKLTVCSPEFSTNKELAFHVESPSNNVKNQQKCLKRSESNHDETKDPKTLRPSKKEKEKRKSKKSSRSKRRHDPWERKRRRQEFIYSENESLQSDEEREKMSVDAAEMIQKELELRERIKQRQKNQMTVADDDHVSNLPEVAPVETIHASGKDGSVVTNEDDDEKEEERLRLAAMKSLCVASKLIEER